One Anabas testudineus chromosome 15, fAnaTes1.2, whole genome shotgun sequence genomic window carries:
- the haao gene encoding 3-hydroxyanthranilate 3,4-dioxygenase, whose translation MNNNPALVHVEKWIAENQNAFLPPVCNKLMHFSQLNIMFVGGPNTRKDYHIEEGEELFYQLKGDMCLKVIENGKHKDVHIKEGEMFLLPARVPHSPQRQANTVGLVVERRRLLTETDCLRYYVENTTDILFERWFYCQDLGTQLVPVIKEFMASKQNKTGKPDPNEVFREPPFQLNTMNVMSPFSFKDWLDKQRPSLASGKPVDMFGVQFETEAMVFGFGLTETTVRQSDVWIWQLEGSSRVTVNEQEFTLSAGDSLLIPEQSKYQWQRDKTTVALFVVQNPERKRT comes from the exons atgaATAACAACCCTGCTCTTGTACATGTGGAAAAATGGATCGCAGAGAACCAGAATGCTTTTCTGCCACCAGTGTGCAACAAACTTAT GCACTTTTCCCAGTTGAATATCATGTTTGTTGGAGGCCCAAATACCAGGAAGGATTATCATATAGAGGAAGGCGAGGAG CTATTCTACCAGCTGAAGGGAGACATGTGTCTGAAAGTGATTGAAAATGGCAAACACAAGGACGTGCACATCAAAGAGGGAGAG ATGTTCCTGCTTCCAGCGCGGGTTCCACACTCCCCCCAGAGACAGGCCAACACCGTGGGACTAGTGGTAGAGAGGAGACGACTGCTGACTGAAACTGACTGCCTGAG GTACTATGTAGAAAACACCACTGATATCCTGTTTGAGAGATGGTTCTACTGTCAGGATCTAGGAACGCAACTGGTGCCAGTAATCAAGGA GTTTATGGCAtcaaagcagaacaaaacaggaaaacctGATCCAA ATGAAGTCTTCAGAGAGCCTCCGTTCCAGCTGAACACCATGAACGTGATGTCACCTTTCTCTTTCAAAGACTGGCTGGACAAACAGAGGCCGTCACTGGCCAGCGGCAAGCCTGTCGACATGTTTGGAGTTCAGTTTGAGACAGAG GCTATGGTGTTCGGATTTGGGCTAACAGAGACAACCGTACGACAAAGTGACGTGTGGATTTGGCAACTG gAGGGATCCTCCCGAGTTACTGTGAATGAGCAGGAGTTCACTCTGTCCGCAGGAGACAGTTTGCTTATTCCTGAACAGAGCAA GTACCAGTGGCAGAGAGACAAGACGACCGTTGCCCTGTTTGTGGTTCAGAACCCTGAGCGGAAGAGAACCTGA
- the LOC113158370 gene encoding transmembrane protein 229b-like, which translates to IPNSLINSPNIPQCTLVCFFLTGIGAPADARGNIPSHPPSALVRLYVYALHGCLCEVAFTAVWDWCSTRDRRLAGHSSLWALPMYATAIYLMESLRACLLALHQPLPVRLIVHTMFIYLWEFSWGSGLRLLGACPWDYSGHRYNLHGLVTLEYALPWAAAAFITEQHVIRNTLRIRLHN; encoded by the coding sequence atacCCAATTCTCTTATAAACTCTCCAAACATACCACAATGCACAttagtgtgtttctttttgacAGGGATCGGTGCCCCAGCAGACGCACGTGGCAACATCCCCAGCCATCCCCCCTCTGCTCTAGTTCGTCTCTATGTCTACGCGTTGCATGGCTGCCTCTGTGAGGTGGCCTTCACTGCTGTGTGGGACTGGTGCAGCACCCGGGACAGAAGGCTGGCAGGCCACAGCAGCCTGTGGGCGCTCCCCATGTATGCCACCGCCATCTATCTCATGGAGAGCCTTAGAGCCTGTCTACTGGCTCTACATCAGCCCCTGCCTGTGCGTCTCATAGTCCACACCATGTTCATTTACCTATGGGAGTTCAGCTGGGGGTCAGGGCTGAGGCTGCTGGGAGCTTGTCCCTGGGACTACTCGGGGCATAGGTACAACCTGCATGGACTGGTGACTCTGGAATATGCACTACCCTGGGCTGCGGCAGCATTTATAACAGAGCAGCATGTGATCAGGAACACGCTGAGAATAAGACTGCACAACTGA
- the hcar1-3 gene encoding hydroxycarboxylic acid receptor 2, which yields MSLEANNTYMHCPHRDEIGGLFLAIVMSIEMTVGLPGNAIALWIFCFRMKLWKPHTLFLLNLVLADFLLIISVPFRIDTHLRNEDWVFGPVWCRINHFMLTVNRSASIAFMTVVALHRYFKVVHPHSCIKRMTTTQAGWLTGLIWISVTSLSIPLLTTNLLRKHNNISLCRSFSAYKEVPPSIMLHYMAFILEFLLPWVLLLYCSVRIAYVLRQRRMDKQKKVRRAIVAVRVISLVFTICFMPGVITGLGAMYIKEFRPTDCTTYTGFTQAFKVCLAFLYLSSTLDPVIYCFSSSMFRDILKSSICHLCFAKKSFRSVSSLSIND from the coding sequence ATGAGTTTGGAGGCAAACAACACTTACATGCATTGCCCACATAGAGACGAAATTGGGGGATTGTTCCTGGCCATCGTCATGAGCATTGAGATGACTGTGGGCCTGCCAGGGAACGCAATCGCCCTGTGGATTTTCTGTTTCCGCATGAAGCTCTGGAAACCCCACACTCTCTTCCTCCTTAACCTGGTTCTTGCTGACTTCCTGCTCATCATCAGCGTGCCTTTCCGTATCGACACCCACCTGCGGAATGAAGACTGGGTGTTTGGACCCGTTTGGTGCCGCATCAACCACTTCATGCTGACTGTCAATCGCTCTGCCAGCATTGCATTCATGACAGTTGTGGCACTGCATCGCTACTTTAAGGTGGTTCATCCTCATAGCTGCATCAAGCGTATGACTACAACTCAGGCGGGTTGGCTCACAGGCCTCATATGGATTAGTGTAACCAGCCTTTCGATTCCACTGTTAACCACCAACCTCCTCCGCAAGCATAACAACATCTCCCTGTGTCGCAGCTTCAGTGCCTATAAGGAAGTCCCTCCATCCATAATGTTACACTATATGGCCTTTATTCTAGAATTCCTTCTGCCATGGGTTTTGTTGCTTTACTGCTCGGTCCGGATTGCCTACGTCCTGCGCCAACGACGGATGGATAAGCAGAAGAAGGTACGGAGGGCTATTGTAGCAGTCAGGGTGATCAGTCTGGTGTTCACTATCTGCTTCATGCCAGGTGTCATCACAGGTCTGGGAGCAATGTACATCAAGGAGTTCCGCCCCACGGACTGCACAACTTACACAGGGTTCACCCAGGCCTTTAAAGTGTGCCTTGCTTTCCTCTACCTCAGCAGCACTTTGGACCCTGTCATCTACTGTTTCTCCAGCTCCATGTTTCGTGACATCCTGAAGAGTTCCATTTGCCACCTCTGCTTTGCAAAGAAGAGTTTCAGATCAGTCAGCAGCCTATCCATTAACGactaa